One region of Myxococcus fulvus genomic DNA includes:
- a CDS encoding Hsp70 family protein: MHKEPIIGIDLGTTNSCAAIVEDSGNVKLIPYKGGEYTIPSIFAIDDKGNELIGYEAKRQWQLNPRNTVYGAKRLVGRPFGSDVVETMKKVVAYNMRPGKKNDVTLDVGKREFTLQEVSAKILGKIREVASNYLKMPIKRAVVTVPAYFNDRQRQSVKDAGKLIDLDVVRIINEPTAAALAYGVGKGLKEKVVIYDLGGGTFDVSIIEIRERVFEVKSTGGDVFLGGIDFDNAIIHHVLKDFAAKTGIDLATDPVAMQRIKDLAERTKIDLSARDEVPFNIPFITMTSQGQPLNIEMKFTRKMLEQLTNHLVDRTLQMVARVLVDSGLSTKDVDQVMLVGGQTRMPIVQDRLTKFFGKAPSKAVHPDEAVAIGAALYAHSLQDDTNLRIQLLDVIPMAIGLEKAGGAFHVVFPRNAPIPNAKQLLATTSMDNQTELAMRIFQGDHEMVARNDMLGEFTFSGIQQARAGGVQVEITFDVNIEGILTMRARDPATGREMNTTVRVTQSS; the protein is encoded by the coding sequence ATGCACAAGGAGCCCATCATCGGCATCGACCTCGGCACGACCAACTCGTGCGCGGCGATTGTCGAGGACAGCGGGAACGTCAAGCTCATCCCCTACAAGGGCGGTGAGTACACCATCCCCTCCATCTTCGCGATTGATGACAAGGGGAACGAGCTCATCGGCTACGAGGCCAAGCGCCAGTGGCAGCTCAACCCGCGCAACACCGTCTACGGCGCCAAGCGTCTGGTGGGCCGTCCGTTCGGCAGCGACGTCGTCGAGACGATGAAGAAGGTCGTGGCGTACAACATGCGCCCCGGCAAGAAGAACGACGTCACGCTGGATGTCGGCAAGCGTGAGTTCACGCTCCAGGAAGTGAGCGCGAAGATCCTCGGCAAGATTCGCGAGGTCGCGTCCAACTACCTGAAGATGCCCATCAAGCGGGCGGTGGTGACGGTGCCCGCCTACTTCAACGACCGGCAGCGCCAGTCGGTGAAGGACGCGGGCAAGCTCATCGACCTGGACGTCGTGCGCATCATCAACGAGCCCACCGCGGCGGCGCTCGCGTACGGCGTGGGCAAGGGACTCAAGGAGAAGGTCGTCATCTACGACCTGGGCGGCGGCACCTTCGACGTCTCCATCATCGAGATCCGCGAGCGCGTCTTCGAGGTGAAGTCCACCGGCGGCGACGTGTTCCTGGGCGGTATCGACTTCGACAACGCCATCATCCACCACGTCCTCAAGGACTTCGCGGCCAAGACGGGCATCGACCTGGCCACGGACCCGGTGGCCATGCAGCGCATCAAGGACCTGGCCGAGCGCACGAAGATTGATTTGTCCGCGCGCGACGAGGTGCCCTTCAACATCCCCTTCATCACGATGACGTCCCAGGGCCAGCCCCTGAACATCGAGATGAAGTTCACGCGCAAGATGCTGGAGCAGCTCACCAACCACCTCGTCGACCGCACCCTGCAGATGGTGGCGCGCGTGCTGGTGGACTCGGGGTTGTCCACCAAGGACGTGGACCAGGTGATGTTGGTCGGCGGCCAGACGCGCATGCCCATCGTCCAGGACCGGCTGACCAAGTTCTTCGGCAAGGCGCCCAGCAAGGCCGTGCACCCGGACGAGGCGGTCGCCATCGGCGCGGCGCTCTACGCGCACTCGCTCCAGGACGACACCAACCTGCGCATCCAGCTGTTGGACGTGATTCCCATGGCCATCGGCCTGGAGAAGGCCGGCGGCGCCTTCCACGTCGTCTTCCCGCGCAACGCGCCCATCCCCAACGCCAAGCAGCTGCTCGCCACCACCAGCATGGACAACCAGACCGAGCTGGCCATGCGCATCTTCCAGGGCGACCACGAGATGGTGGCGCGCAACGACATGCTCGGCGAGTTCACCTTCTCCGGCATCCAGCAGGCCCGCGCCGGTGGAGTGCAGGTGGAGATCACCTTCGACGTGAACATCGAAGGCATCCTCACCATGCGCGCCCGGGACCCGGCCACCGGCCGCGAGATGAACACCACGGTGCGCGTCACCCAGAGCAGCTGA
- a CDS encoding PrkA family serine protein kinase produces the protein MDAKGYLQEVGTQVNADFVKNRSILSFEEYLSLFLNDPKAQARNAAQYLRDVMDHFGTETVPHPTGSIRRFKVFDAQHNERDGRVAGQEEVQNAIYRVLGNFVRAGRINKLIFLHGPNGSAKSSLVNALKSGMETYSRLPQGALYRIAWVFPSEKLIKGSIGFGERATTGDGELTTFAHLDAESIDLRMPCELRDHPLFAMPAVDRRKVLETALKKKGLGNGDGETGDFILSDYVRDGELCSKCRRIYTALLNSYNGDWLKVMRHVQVERFYVSRRYQVATVTVEPQMSVDAVVQQLTADRTQLNVPAPLHSTVLFEPHGPLVHANRGLIEYADLLKRPLEAFKYLLGFSETSEVPLEPFVLQLDEVLIASSNEKHLGAFKELPDFASFKGRIELVRVPYLRRYRTEQQIYDTQVSATTVGKHVAPHATAVAAMWAVLTRLKKPIPDRYPSDVKELIDHVTPVEKLHLYEEGAPPDRLSLANTKELRKLREELFTESDAYPNYEGRMGASAREIKTALFNAAQNPDYKCLNALAVLEELEAICKDKSVYEFLLQEVVDGYHDHEAFVRVAETEYLDRVDTEVRESMGLVSEGQYRELVERYIQSVSHWVRGEKMRNRVTGEMEKPDEQRMQEVEAIVMPRGEEAADFRRGLIASIGAHRLDNPDVVMDYARVFPDMFKRLRDHYFEERKRVLRKNKENVLKYLSEDRAQLTSREQTQVQSTLKTMAERYGYCEHCAKDAILFLMKKRYA, from the coding sequence GTGGACGCGAAGGGGTATCTGCAGGAAGTGGGCACGCAGGTGAACGCCGACTTCGTCAAGAACCGTTCGATCCTGTCCTTCGAGGAGTACCTGTCGCTCTTCCTGAACGACCCCAAGGCCCAGGCGCGCAACGCGGCGCAGTACCTGCGGGACGTGATGGACCACTTCGGGACGGAGACGGTGCCGCACCCGACGGGGAGCATCCGGCGCTTCAAGGTGTTCGATGCGCAGCACAACGAGCGCGACGGACGGGTGGCGGGGCAGGAGGAGGTGCAGAACGCCATCTACCGGGTGCTCGGCAACTTCGTGCGCGCCGGCCGCATCAACAAGCTCATCTTCCTGCACGGCCCCAACGGCAGCGCCAAGTCCTCGCTGGTCAACGCGCTCAAGTCGGGGATGGAGACGTACTCGCGCCTGCCGCAGGGCGCGCTGTACCGCATCGCCTGGGTGTTCCCCTCGGAGAAGCTCATCAAGGGCTCCATCGGCTTCGGGGAGCGGGCCACCACGGGGGACGGGGAGCTGACGACCTTCGCGCACCTGGACGCGGAGTCCATCGACCTGCGCATGCCCTGCGAGCTGAGGGACCATCCGCTCTTCGCCATGCCCGCGGTGGACCGGCGCAAGGTGCTGGAGACGGCGCTCAAGAAGAAGGGGCTGGGCAATGGGGACGGGGAGACGGGGGACTTCATCCTCTCCGACTACGTGCGCGACGGCGAGCTGTGCTCCAAGTGCCGGCGCATCTACACGGCGCTGCTCAATTCCTACAACGGCGACTGGCTGAAGGTGATGCGCCACGTCCAGGTGGAGCGCTTCTATGTGTCCCGGCGCTACCAGGTGGCCACGGTGACGGTGGAGCCGCAGATGAGCGTGGACGCGGTGGTGCAGCAGCTCACCGCGGACCGCACCCAGCTCAACGTCCCCGCGCCCCTGCACAGCACGGTGCTCTTCGAGCCGCACGGGCCCCTGGTGCACGCCAACCGCGGGCTCATCGAGTACGCGGACCTGCTCAAGCGGCCGCTCGAGGCCTTCAAGTACCTGCTGGGCTTCAGCGAGACGAGCGAGGTGCCGCTCGAGCCCTTCGTGCTCCAGCTGGACGAGGTGCTCATCGCGTCCTCGAACGAGAAGCACCTGGGCGCGTTCAAGGAGCTGCCGGACTTCGCGTCGTTCAAGGGGCGAATCGAGCTGGTGCGCGTGCCGTACCTGCGCCGCTACCGCACCGAGCAGCAGATCTACGACACGCAGGTGTCCGCGACGACGGTGGGCAAGCACGTGGCGCCGCACGCGACGGCGGTGGCCGCGATGTGGGCGGTGCTCACGCGGCTCAAGAAGCCGATTCCGGACCGCTACCCCAGCGACGTGAAGGAGCTCATCGACCACGTCACGCCGGTGGAGAAGCTGCACCTGTACGAGGAGGGCGCGCCGCCGGACCGGCTCAGCCTGGCCAACACCAAGGAGCTGCGCAAGCTGCGCGAGGAGCTCTTCACCGAGTCGGACGCGTACCCCAACTACGAGGGGCGCATGGGCGCCAGCGCGCGGGAGATAAAAACGGCGCTGTTCAACGCCGCGCAGAACCCCGACTACAAGTGCCTCAACGCGCTCGCGGTGCTGGAGGAGCTGGAGGCCATCTGCAAGGACAAGAGCGTCTACGAGTTCCTGCTGCAGGAGGTGGTGGACGGCTACCATGACCACGAGGCCTTCGTGCGCGTGGCGGAGACCGAGTACCTGGACCGCGTGGACACCGAGGTGCGCGAGTCCATGGGCCTGGTGTCCGAGGGCCAGTACCGGGAGCTGGTGGAGCGCTACATCCAGAGCGTGAGCCACTGGGTGCGCGGCGAGAAGATGCGCAACCGCGTCACGGGCGAGATGGAGAAGCCGGATGAGCAGCGCATGCAGGAGGTGGAGGCCATCGTCATGCCCCGGGGCGAGGAGGCGGCGGACTTCCGTCGGGGGCTCATCGCCTCCATCGGCGCCCACCGGCTGGACAACCCGGACGTGGTGATGGACTACGCGCGCGTGTTCCCGGACATGTTCAAGCGCCTGAGGGACCACTACTTCGAGGAGCGCAAGCGCGTCTTGCGCAAGAACAAGGAGAACGTCCTCAAGTACCTCTCCGAGGACCGGGCGCAGCTGACGTCGCGCGAGCAGACCCAGGTGCAGAGCACGCTCAAGACGATGGCGGAGCGCTACGGCTACTGCGAGCACTGCGCGAAGGACGCCATCCTGTTCCTGATGAAGAAGCGCTACGCATGA
- a CDS encoding S1 family peptidase yields MTRFLLGAPVALLALASCAGASSPHASAPAPKAPAEVVRVVAMPEPARPTRKEMVRRILPHNVRLQIAEGDNVRRTASGVVVGSERSEDGVVAWVVTNAHAVVMEDLKAPELRVLVDRRGDVETHVGQVVARGKVPEMDLALIRVPGLGLPAVELAEEAELEPGEDVVVAASPFGRALSLSGGMLSQVEWDRESRRPKLVKTDAPIGYGASGGGIFSLETGRLLAIVEGYRTAQVDFEVQQENFSFDVPMPGETFAAPSTKVRQFLKAQGFGRLLERSLPGEGGVAHAAGR; encoded by the coding sequence ATGACCCGCTTCCTCCTGGGCGCCCCCGTCGCCCTGCTCGCCCTCGCGTCGTGTGCCGGCGCCTCGTCGCCCCACGCGAGCGCTCCCGCGCCCAAGGCCCCTGCCGAGGTCGTGCGCGTGGTGGCGATGCCCGAGCCCGCGCGGCCGACGCGCAAGGAGATGGTGCGCCGCATCCTCCCGCACAACGTGCGGCTGCAGATCGCCGAGGGCGACAACGTGCGCCGCACGGCGTCCGGCGTGGTGGTGGGCTCGGAGCGGAGCGAGGACGGGGTGGTGGCGTGGGTGGTGACCAACGCGCACGCGGTGGTGATGGAGGACCTGAAGGCCCCGGAGCTGCGCGTGCTGGTGGACCGGCGCGGGGACGTGGAGACGCACGTGGGGCAGGTGGTGGCGCGCGGCAAGGTGCCGGAGATGGACCTGGCGCTGATTCGCGTGCCGGGGCTCGGGCTGCCCGCGGTGGAGCTGGCGGAGGAGGCGGAGCTGGAGCCAGGCGAGGACGTCGTCGTGGCGGCGTCTCCGTTCGGCCGCGCGCTGTCGTTGTCCGGCGGCATGTTGTCCCAGGTGGAGTGGGACCGGGAGTCGCGGCGGCCGAAGCTGGTGAAGACCGACGCGCCCATCGGCTACGGCGCGTCGGGCGGCGGCATCTTCAGCCTGGAGACAGGCCGGCTGCTCGCCATCGTGGAGGGCTACCGCACCGCGCAGGTGGACTTCGAGGTGCAGCAGGAGAACTTCAGCTTCGATGTGCCCATGCCTGGCGAGACGTTCGCCGCGCCGAGCACCAAGGTGCGCCAGTTCCTCAAGGCCCAGGGCTTTGGACGGCTGCTCGAGCGCAGCCTGCCTGGTGAGGGAGGCGTCGCCCACGCCGCGGGTCGCTGA
- a CDS encoding deoxycytidylate deaminase, translated as MSGRVSWDQYFMDIAKQVATRATCDRKHVGAVIVRGRTILSTGYNGSIRGLPHCDDVGHMMENGHCVATVHAEANAIIQAATNGVGIDGATIYTTASPCWPCFKLIANAGLVRIVFGEFYRDPRIFEVATRLNLELVGLGEASRPPASST; from the coding sequence ATGTCCGGACGGGTTTCGTGGGATCAGTACTTCATGGACATCGCGAAGCAGGTGGCCACCCGGGCCACGTGTGATCGCAAGCACGTCGGCGCCGTCATCGTCCGGGGCCGCACCATCCTGTCCACCGGCTACAACGGCTCCATCCGCGGGCTGCCCCACTGCGACGACGTGGGCCACATGATGGAGAACGGACACTGCGTGGCCACGGTGCACGCGGAGGCCAACGCCATCATCCAGGCGGCCACCAACGGCGTGGGCATCGACGGGGCGACCATCTACACCACCGCCAGCCCCTGCTGGCCGTGCTTCAAGCTGATCGCCAACGCGGGGCTGGTGCGCATCGTCTTCGGCGAGTTCTACCGGGACCCTCGCATCTTCGAGGTCGCCACCCGGCTCAACCTGGAGCTGGTGGGCCTGGGCGAGGCGTCGCGTCCGCCCGCGTCGTCGACCTGA
- a CDS encoding sensor histidine kinase has product MVRVQESTDPVVGAARYGAVQTLMDSLLHDVRNPLNAMAIHLEVLSEKLKAETGQVPPSQEKNLKALREQIQRVDGILRQFSDFIVSKGGAAGEVDLSDATTRAMSVVAHEGRKRRATMQVAVEAGVRVRLSDTSELGFFVIQALLRGVRRAEGGGSVRVTVRADGPVAVLEVEDTGGDGAPELADAVAALGLRCSQLGVDLHVRGGSCRLIFPRA; this is encoded by the coding sequence ATGGTGCGTGTCCAGGAGTCGACGGATCCGGTGGTGGGCGCTGCCCGCTACGGTGCCGTGCAGACGCTGATGGACAGCCTGCTGCACGACGTCCGCAACCCGCTCAACGCGATGGCCATCCATCTGGAGGTGCTGTCGGAGAAGCTGAAGGCGGAGACGGGGCAGGTGCCCCCGTCGCAGGAGAAGAACCTCAAGGCGCTGCGCGAGCAGATCCAGCGCGTGGACGGCATCCTGCGGCAGTTCTCCGACTTCATCGTGTCCAAGGGCGGCGCGGCGGGCGAGGTGGACCTGTCGGACGCGACGACGCGGGCGATGAGCGTGGTGGCGCACGAGGGCCGCAAGCGCCGCGCCACGATGCAGGTGGCCGTGGAGGCGGGGGTGCGGGTGCGCCTCTCGGACACCTCGGAGCTCGGTTTCTTCGTCATCCAGGCGCTGCTGCGGGGAGTCCGGCGGGCGGAAGGTGGGGGCTCGGTGCGCGTGACGGTGCGCGCGGACGGCCCGGTGGCGGTGCTGGAGGTCGAGGACACGGGAGGGGACGGCGCGCCGGAGCTGGCGGACGCCGTGGCCGCGCTGGGGCTGCGCTGTTCGCAGCTGGGTGTGGACCTCCATGTCCGCGGTGGTTCCTGCCGTCTCATCTTTCCTCGCGCTTGA
- the nla6 gene encoding enhancer binding protein Nla6: MGSARILAVDDERDTCEALAEMLSTWGHKVETAFDGHDALRKAGEFRPDVVLSDLAMPETDGLWLLRNLKEELPDCPVVFLTGRGTIDAAVEAIREGAYDFIVKPLDTARLKVCIDRALEKKETLREVQTLRRRLKQLGSSDLIAQSAGMRKVIELVEKVAPSKASVSISGESGTGKEVVARAVHNLSLRRDKPFIAINCASIPATLIESEIFGHERGAFTGADQRRPGVFELAHGGTLFLDELGEIPIDLQAKLLRVLEEGRLRRLGGKVEIEVDVRVLCATNRDLKQEIKNQRFREDLYFRLNVFQIHLPPLRERREDVPILVQHFVDKFRGDSAKRVSGVHPEAMEVLKNYEWPGNIRELRNAVERAVILCDGELITREHLPPDMAGKGPERHTFRLPFGLSLDAVEREYILGSLQRNGNNKARTAEVLGVSEKTLYNKLNRYAAEARTQQSGPGGPLGGQGSDGPLSASNLLAR, from the coding sequence TTGGGTAGCGCACGAATCCTGGCCGTGGACGACGAACGCGACACGTGCGAGGCGCTGGCAGAGATGCTCAGCACCTGGGGGCACAAGGTCGAGACGGCCTTCGACGGGCACGATGCCCTGCGCAAGGCCGGCGAGTTCCGCCCGGACGTCGTCCTGTCGGACCTGGCGATGCCCGAGACGGATGGACTGTGGTTGCTGCGCAACCTCAAGGAGGAGCTGCCGGACTGCCCGGTGGTGTTCCTCACGGGGCGCGGCACCATCGACGCGGCGGTGGAGGCCATCCGCGAGGGCGCGTATGACTTCATCGTCAAGCCGCTCGACACCGCGCGCCTGAAGGTCTGCATCGACCGGGCGCTGGAGAAGAAGGAGACCCTGCGCGAGGTGCAGACCTTGCGCCGGCGCCTCAAGCAGCTGGGCTCCTCGGACCTCATCGCCCAGTCGGCGGGCATGCGCAAGGTCATCGAGCTGGTGGAGAAGGTGGCCCCGTCCAAGGCCAGCGTGTCCATCAGCGGCGAGTCCGGCACGGGCAAGGAGGTGGTGGCGCGCGCCGTCCACAACCTGTCCCTGCGCCGCGACAAGCCCTTCATCGCCATCAACTGCGCGTCGATTCCGGCCACGCTGATCGAATCGGAGATCTTCGGCCACGAGCGCGGCGCCTTCACCGGCGCGGATCAGCGCCGTCCGGGCGTGTTCGAGCTGGCCCACGGCGGCACGCTGTTCCTGGACGAATTGGGAGAGATCCCCATCGACCTGCAGGCCAAGCTCTTGCGCGTCCTGGAGGAGGGCCGCCTGCGCCGGCTGGGTGGCAAGGTGGAGATCGAAGTGGACGTGCGCGTCTTGTGCGCCACGAACCGCGACCTGAAGCAGGAGATCAAGAACCAGCGCTTCCGCGAGGACCTCTACTTCCGCCTCAACGTGTTCCAGATCCACCTGCCGCCCCTGCGCGAGCGGCGCGAGGACGTGCCCATCCTGGTCCAGCACTTCGTGGACAAGTTCCGGGGGGACTCGGCCAAGCGCGTGTCCGGCGTGCACCCGGAGGCCATGGAGGTCCTGAAGAACTACGAGTGGCCGGGCAACATCCGCGAGCTGCGCAACGCGGTGGAGCGCGCGGTGATCCTCTGCGACGGGGAGCTCATCACCCGCGAGCACCTGCCGCCGGACATGGCTGGCAAGGGCCCGGAGCGGCATACCTTCCGGTTGCCATTCGGGTTGAGCCTGGACGCGGTGGAGCGTGAGTACATCCTCGGCAGCCTCCAGCGCAATGGCAACAACAAGGCGCGCACGGCGGAGGTGCTCGGGGTGAGCGAGAAGACGCTCTACAACAAGCTCAATCGCTACGCGGCGGAGGCTCGCACCCAGCAGTCCGGCCCCGGGGGACCCTTGGGCGGGCAGGGGAGCGATGGTCCGCTGAGCGCGAGCAACCTGCTCGCGCGCTGA
- a CDS encoding ArsA family ATPase — protein MSDARVLHFFGGKGGVGKTTLAAAYALRLSEEAPKERVLLVSLDPVRSLSDLLKKKLGAKPTKLVAGKGEGGVWGLELEPAALLKPFLADYLPALKKAAVKGTHFTEEELGSLYQQAIPGLEELVALFHVVSLLDGEEFDRIIVDASPTSHTLRLFDLPVGLRKFLGLVRAGEKPTAATGKGKKAQEAAAAEPGFLEALGQKAEKLLALLKDPARTAFHLTALAEPVPEAQTRMLFTQLRERGLPVTEIVVNQVEDREGCPACQGRRGLQAPHVRKFQALDKTVPVHLLGRREVAPRGLDGVGLLAKAWAGGKETKALEFAAAEGPPALVRAPSMPPIAAPPLPPTRLIFFVGQGGVGKSSCAAAAAVTLTEKEGPVLLISTDPAHSLSDVLQSRLTDTETQVKGTKGLYARELDMAGWFNALRKRLKEKAEKAFEGAPKAGSEVPADLLYLRNLLECAPPGIDELAAMSVLTDALVQERFKRIVVDSSPVVNSVRVVELAQTAKTWLGALHTVLNKHRAKGLGELADDIAGMIKHAKRFEEALASPTEARFVVVTRGEDLAAARTERVVEYLKEKKLPVERILVNRVGPKSTCEKCENRRKLELNAAKAIEKKLGLPVTMAPALGRHPAGLRELKAFRTAWYALSPPAAKIKAA, from the coding sequence ATGAGCGACGCGCGAGTTCTTCACTTCTTCGGCGGCAAGGGCGGGGTCGGCAAGACCACGCTCGCGGCGGCGTACGCGTTGCGGTTGTCGGAGGAGGCCCCGAAGGAACGGGTGCTGCTCGTCTCGCTGGACCCCGTGCGCTCCCTGTCGGATCTGCTCAAGAAGAAGCTCGGCGCGAAGCCGACGAAGCTCGTCGCCGGCAAGGGCGAGGGCGGCGTCTGGGGCCTGGAGTTGGAGCCCGCCGCGTTGCTCAAGCCCTTCCTCGCGGACTACCTGCCCGCGCTGAAGAAGGCCGCGGTCAAGGGCACGCATTTCACCGAGGAGGAGCTGGGCTCGCTGTATCAGCAGGCCATCCCCGGGCTGGAGGAGCTGGTGGCGCTCTTCCACGTGGTGTCGCTGCTCGACGGCGAGGAGTTCGACCGGATCATCGTCGACGCCTCGCCCACCAGCCACACCCTGCGGCTGTTCGATCTGCCGGTGGGGCTGCGCAAGTTCCTGGGCCTGGTGCGCGCCGGTGAGAAGCCCACGGCGGCGACGGGCAAGGGCAAGAAGGCGCAGGAGGCCGCGGCCGCGGAGCCGGGCTTCCTGGAGGCGCTGGGGCAGAAGGCGGAGAAGCTGCTGGCGCTGCTGAAGGATCCCGCGCGCACGGCCTTCCACCTGACCGCGCTGGCGGAGCCGGTCCCCGAGGCGCAGACGCGCATGCTCTTCACGCAGCTGCGCGAGCGCGGGCTGCCGGTGACGGAGATCGTCGTCAACCAGGTGGAGGACCGCGAGGGTTGTCCCGCGTGTCAGGGGCGCCGGGGACTGCAGGCGCCGCACGTGCGCAAGTTCCAGGCGCTGGACAAGACGGTGCCGGTCCACCTGCTGGGTCGCCGCGAGGTGGCGCCGCGCGGGCTGGATGGTGTGGGGCTGTTGGCCAAGGCGTGGGCGGGTGGCAAGGAGACGAAGGCGCTGGAGTTCGCCGCCGCGGAGGGCCCTCCGGCCCTGGTGCGCGCGCCGTCCATGCCGCCCATCGCCGCGCCGCCGCTGCCTCCCACGCGGCTCATCTTCTTCGTGGGCCAGGGTGGCGTGGGCAAGAGCTCCTGCGCGGCCGCGGCGGCCGTGACGCTGACGGAGAAGGAGGGGCCGGTGCTCCTCATCTCCACGGACCCCGCGCACTCGCTGTCGGACGTGCTGCAGAGCCGGCTGACGGACACCGAGACGCAGGTGAAGGGCACCAAGGGCCTGTACGCCCGCGAGCTGGACATGGCGGGTTGGTTCAACGCCCTGCGCAAGCGGCTCAAGGAGAAGGCGGAGAAGGCCTTCGAGGGCGCGCCCAAGGCGGGCAGCGAGGTTCCGGCGGATCTGCTGTACCTGCGCAACCTGCTCGAGTGCGCGCCCCCGGGCATCGACGAGCTGGCGGCGATGAGCGTGCTGACGGACGCGCTGGTGCAGGAGCGGTTCAAGCGCATCGTGGTGGACTCGTCGCCGGTGGTGAACTCGGTGCGGGTGGTGGAGCTGGCGCAGACGGCCAAGACGTGGCTGGGCGCGCTGCACACCGTGCTCAACAAGCACCGCGCCAAGGGCCTGGGCGAGCTGGCGGACGACATCGCCGGGATGATCAAGCACGCCAAGCGCTTCGAGGAGGCCCTGGCGTCCCCGACGGAGGCGCGCTTCGTGGTGGTGACGCGCGGCGAGGACCTGGCCGCGGCGCGCACCGAGCGCGTGGTGGAGTACCTGAAGGAGAAGAAGCTCCCGGTGGAGCGCATCCTCGTCAACCGCGTGGGCCCCAAGTCCACGTGTGAGAAGTGCGAGAACCGCCGGAAGCTGGAGCTCAACGCCGCGAAGGCCATCGAGAAGAAGCTGGGCCTGCCCGTCACCATGGCCCCGGCGCTCGGCCGTCACCCGGCCGGCCTGCGCGAGCTGAAGGCGTTCCGCACGGCGTGGTACGCGCTGTCGCCGCCGGCCGCGAAGATCAAGGCCGCCTGA
- a CDS encoding tetratricopeptide repeat protein: MLHALPLLVLALSAAPVPPPARALNTEGFRLYQAGRYPEALEKFQAAVREAPDYALPRYNAAATLGVLRKQGQVCEYGAHRDVIVEHLTQAVKLDARRLTRARQDADFDGIRDTLGWQRLQGRVPEKEADIPFLLRNVSWYGPGVGVHGTTRGLRFRTQGRVTLWNRDVDAEGKPHRSELSGTYSVKGRQVELRLRGEAPVTGTLTETGALTFPQWGTFTDAPSECDA, translated from the coding sequence ATGCTTCATGCCCTGCCGCTGCTCGTCCTCGCGCTGAGCGCCGCCCCCGTCCCGCCCCCCGCAAGGGCCCTCAACACCGAGGGCTTCCGCCTGTACCAGGCCGGCCGCTATCCAGAGGCCCTGGAGAAGTTCCAGGCCGCCGTCCGCGAGGCCCCGGACTACGCCCTGCCCCGCTACAACGCCGCCGCCACCCTGGGCGTGCTCCGCAAGCAGGGCCAGGTCTGCGAGTACGGCGCCCACCGGGACGTCATCGTCGAGCACCTCACCCAGGCCGTGAAGCTGGACGCCCGCCGGCTGACGCGCGCCCGCCAGGACGCGGACTTCGACGGCATCCGCGACACCCTGGGCTGGCAGCGCCTGCAGGGCCGCGTCCCGGAGAAGGAGGCCGACATCCCCTTCCTCCTGCGCAACGTGAGCTGGTACGGCCCGGGCGTGGGCGTCCACGGCACCACCCGGGGCCTGCGCTTCCGCACCCAGGGCCGCGTGACGCTCTGGAATCGCGACGTGGACGCGGAGGGAAAGCCCCACCGCTCCGAGCTCTCCGGCACGTACTCCGTGAAGGGGCGTCAGGTGGAGCTGAGGCTGCGCGGAGAGGCGCCCGTGACGGGCACCCTGACCGAGACCGGCGCGCTGACGTTCCCCCAGTGGGGAACCTTCACCGACGCGCCGTCCGAGTGCGACGCCTGA